One part of the Ziziphus jujuba cultivar Dongzao chromosome 2, ASM3175591v1 genome encodes these proteins:
- the LOC107418636 gene encoding loganic acid O-methyltransferase-like, whose translation MAELAGFAANGGSGLYGYSRNSTFQRKAIEGAKELIDKAIAEKLEINDFSSTKAFQVADLGCSVGPNTFLAVQNIIDAIELKYKKCQGQSSSLQLPEFQVFFNDQISNDFNQLFTSLPPERRYYAMGMPGSFHGRLFPNGSLHFVHSSFSLQILSRVPNEVVDKSSPAWNKGRIHYTNSSDEVFRAYEAQYEKDMERFLNARAQEIVHGGLMALILPCCPNGKSHSEAFVNMTIDLLGSSLVDMARKGMISEEKVDSFNIPTFNASLSQVEAIVKRNGCFRIEILKSLPQEKPQPKVLSSTMRACMEGMIKQHFGYEILDELFDLLSKKFEESFSSSEPEIEISLFVLLKRKYNK comes from the exons ATGGCAGAACTGGCCGGATTTGCAGCTAATGGTGGTTCAGGGCTCTACGGCTACAGCAGAAACTCCACCTTCCAG AGAAAAGCTATAGAGGGTGCTAAAGAACTAATAGACAAGGCAATTGCTGAGAAACTTGAAATCAACGACTTTTCTTCTACAAAAGCCTTTCAAGTAGCTGATTTGGGTTGCTCAGTTGGACCAAACACATTCTTGGCAGTGCAAAACATTATTGATGCTATAGAGCTCAAGTATAAAAAATGCCAAGGACAAAGCAGTAGTTTACAACTTCCTGAGTTCCAAGTCTTCTTCAATGATCAAATCTCCAATGATTTCAACCAGCTCTTCACATCTCTTCCTCCAGAAAGAAGATACTATGCAATGGGCATGCCCGGTTCATTCCACGGTCGCTTATTTCCCAATGGTTCTCTACATTTTGTTCATTCTTCATTTTCTCTCCAAATCCTCTCTAGAGTGCCAAATGAGGTGGTGGACAAGAGCTCTCCTGCTTGGAACAAAGGGAGAATTCACTATACAAATTCTTCGGATGAGGTTTTCAGAGCTTATGAAGCCCAATATGAGAAGGACATGGAGAGGTTTCTAAATGCAAGAGCACAAGAGATTGTTCATGGAGGACTCATGGCCCTTATTCTTCCATGTTGCCCTAATGGAAAGTCTCATTCTGAAGCTTTTGTGAACATGACAATAGATCTTTTGGGATCTAGCCTAGTTGACATGGCCCGAAAG GGCATGATAAGTGAAGAAAAAGTTGACTCCTTTAACATACCAACTTTCAATGCATCGCTTAGTCAAGTGGAAGCAATCGTGAAACGAAATGGATGTTTTAgaatagaaatattaaagaGCCTCCCTCAAGAGAAGCCGCAACCAAAAGTGTTATCATCTACCATGAGAGCTTGCATGGAGGGAATGATAAAGCAGCATTTTGGATATGAGATTCTAGACGAGCTGTTTGATTTATTAAGCAAGAAATTTGAAGAATCATTCTCTAGCTCTGAGCCAGAGATAGAAATCTCTCTATTTGTTTTACTCAAACGCAAATATAACaagtga